From the Ferrigenium kumadai genome, one window contains:
- a CDS encoding alpha/beta hydrolase, whose protein sequence is MNPITLNGGEHAILLLHGLQSSPAELLPVAKRLNQAGYTVHMPHIQGYGFMHGDTPRSVTHWQDWHAKALAEFRELKQKHASVAVGGLCIGATLSLSIAAELGDEVSALVLMATTLWYDGWSMPWYRFMRYVGYYSPFRYIYSYREREPFGLKNEQLRKWIAREMSHKDSSIVGASKLNLPAIQEAERMIQVVKPLLPRVIAPAIIIHAEEDDVSSPRNARYVAEHIGSKAAETILLHNSYHMITVDNDRELVASESIRFLNAHLRN, encoded by the coding sequence ATGAATCCAATCACATTGAACGGCGGCGAACACGCGATCCTGTTGCTGCATGGCCTGCAAAGCAGCCCTGCCGAACTGCTACCCGTAGCCAAACGGCTCAATCAGGCAGGTTATACCGTGCATATGCCGCACATCCAGGGATACGGCTTCATGCACGGCGACACTCCGCGCTCGGTCACTCATTGGCAGGACTGGCATGCAAAAGCACTGGCCGAGTTCCGCGAGCTCAAACAGAAACACGCCAGCGTGGCGGTCGGCGGCCTGTGTATCGGAGCCACACTTTCCCTGAGCATCGCCGCCGAACTGGGCGACGAAGTGAGCGCACTGGTTTTGATGGCGACGACGCTGTGGTACGACGGATGGAGCATGCCCTGGTATCGCTTCATGCGCTATGTCGGCTATTACTCGCCATTCCGCTACATCTACAGCTACCGCGAACGCGAGCCTTTCGGGTTGAAAAACGAGCAACTGCGCAAATGGATCGCGCGCGAGATGAGTCACAAGGATTCGTCCATCGTCGGCGCCAGCAAATTGAATCTGCCCGCAATCCAGGAAGCCGAGCGGATGATCCAGGTAGTCAAGCCGTTGCTGCCCAGGGTTATTGCCCCGGCGATCATCATCCACGCCGAGGAGGATGATGTCTCGTCACCGCGCAATGCGCGCTACGTTGCCGAACATATCGGCTCCAAAGCGGCAGAAACCATCCTGCTGCATAACAGCTACCACATGATCACCGTGGACAATGACCGTGAACTGGTCGCCAGCGAATCCATACGTTTTCTCAATGCGCATCTCCGCAATTAG
- a CDS encoding acyl carrier protein has protein sequence MSSLPTIQQMMVKQFDLQIENLTPDATLESLGLDSLSVIEFMFNLEDELKIKLPDERVEIKTLQDVVNLVDKLLAEQKGPAQ, from the coding sequence ATGAGCTCTCTTCCAACCATACAGCAAATGATGGTCAAGCAGTTCGACCTGCAGATCGAAAACCTCACACCGGACGCCACGCTGGAAAGCCTGGGACTGGACTCCCTGTCGGTGATCGAGTTCATGTTCAATCTTGAGGACGAACTCAAGATCAAGTTGCCGGATGAGCGCGTCGAGATCAAAACACTGCAGGACGTAGTCAATCTGGTGGACAAGTTGCTTGCCGAACAAAAAGGCCCCGCTCAGTAA
- a CDS encoding efflux RND transporter permease subunit: MHPKEFNLSAWALKYQAVVFYALCTLLLAGIFSYTQLAQKEDPDFAFRIMTIQLQWPGASAREIEQQVTDRVERKLQETPWLDNVSSYSRAGEAVVFVTLKDAMPPAELEHSWNLVRKELSDLRKSLPEGVPDPVINDNFGETYGSIYALTSNTLSNAELAQQAGNIRDELLQIKDVSKVHLIGVQREKIYIEFSSSKMAALGIDPLQVASALKAQNEMEPAGEIVSRYDISRLRVSGDFKSLQSIQDIGIKSRGKIYRLGDVCHVYRSYADPASFKMHTMGKEAIGLAISMSDQGNVTKLGKLLDREFALITQKLPAGVEIYRVSNQPAVVEKSIGDFMQALLEALVIVLAVSFLSLGLRAGLVVGLSIPLVLAGTFLLMHLFGIDLQRVSLGALIIALGLLVDDAMIAVEMMQVKLEQGWGKLRAATFAYTSTAFPMLTGTLITAAAFLPVGLAKSSAGEYTFSICAVVTIALLVSWLVAVIFTPFIGYRLLHDRQQKTPDVDHYREGFYARFRTIVEWCLDHRKSVIALTVVAFVSALLGFSKVEQEFFPPSERPELLMDIWLPEGMTFAATEALTEELEGKLKADPGIVNYTSYIGGSTPRFYLPLDLQLPSINFAQMVITTRDTEAREAVLKRVRKMLDKDYADAGIRIARLENGPPVGYPVQFRVLGDDPEKLRSIADEIAGAVRKNKNTKNVSVDSNEKIRIVNIEVNQDQARQFGLSSQAISRNLQALLSGLKITNLREGTHHIEVIARTEQEERANPEYLRRMNIYTEDGKFVPLSQIAKVGEATEDGIIWRKNRLPVVTVRADVPDEVRAPDVSMEIDRRLASIRAKLPQGYRIEVGGAMEDSGNAQDSIIEILPLMCLIIVTLLILQLKRFKPVVLALLTAPLGIIGVAAALLAFHVPFGFVAMLGTISLAGMIMRNSVILLDQIAQDTAAGMHRWDAIVESTVRRFRPIMLTAAAAILAMIPLTRSVFWGPMAIVIMGGLLVATLLTLFYLPALYAIWFKVERPQAVDPNTTR, translated from the coding sequence ATGCACCCGAAGGAATTCAACCTTTCCGCCTGGGCACTCAAATACCAGGCCGTGGTTTTCTACGCGCTGTGCACCTTGCTGCTGGCCGGCATCTTTTCCTACACGCAGCTGGCACAAAAAGAAGATCCCGACTTCGCCTTCAGAATCATGACCATCCAGTTGCAGTGGCCGGGAGCCAGCGCGCGCGAGATCGAGCAGCAGGTCACCGACCGGGTCGAAAGGAAACTGCAGGAGACTCCGTGGCTGGATAACGTAAGCAGTTACTCCAGGGCGGGCGAAGCGGTGGTTTTCGTCACGCTCAAGGACGCCATGCCGCCTGCCGAGCTGGAGCATTCGTGGAACCTTGTGCGCAAAGAGCTTTCCGACCTGCGTAAATCCCTTCCCGAAGGCGTACCCGATCCAGTCATCAACGACAACTTCGGCGAGACATACGGTTCGATCTATGCGCTGACCTCCAATACGCTCAGCAATGCCGAGCTTGCACAACAGGCCGGCAATATCCGCGACGAGTTGCTCCAGATAAAGGACGTCAGCAAGGTCCACCTGATCGGCGTCCAGCGCGAGAAGATCTATATCGAGTTTTCGAGCAGCAAGATGGCTGCGCTCGGCATCGATCCCCTCCAGGTCGCCTCCGCACTGAAAGCGCAAAACGAGATGGAGCCCGCGGGCGAGATCGTTTCCCGTTACGACATCTCGCGCTTGCGCGTGAGCGGCGATTTCAAGTCGCTGCAAAGCATCCAGGACATCGGCATCAAGTCCCGCGGGAAGATATACCGCCTCGGCGACGTGTGCCATGTCTATCGCTCGTACGCCGATCCAGCCTCGTTCAAGATGCACACGATGGGCAAAGAGGCCATCGGGCTGGCCATTTCGATGTCCGACCAGGGCAATGTCACCAAGCTGGGCAAACTCCTCGACCGCGAATTTGCGCTCATCACACAGAAGCTTCCTGCCGGCGTCGAGATATACCGGGTCAGCAACCAGCCTGCGGTGGTGGAAAAATCCATCGGCGATTTCATGCAGGCGCTGCTGGAGGCCCTCGTCATCGTGCTCGCGGTCAGCTTCCTGAGCCTCGGCCTGCGCGCCGGGCTGGTCGTCGGCCTTTCCATTCCGCTGGTACTGGCGGGAACCTTCCTGTTGATGCATCTGTTCGGCATCGATCTGCAGCGCGTCTCGCTGGGTGCGCTGATCATCGCCCTCGGCCTGCTGGTGGATGACGCGATGATCGCGGTGGAAATGATGCAGGTGAAGCTGGAGCAAGGCTGGGGCAAGCTGCGCGCCGCCACCTTTGCCTATACCAGCACGGCCTTCCCGATGCTGACCGGCACGCTCATCACGGCAGCGGCTTTCCTGCCGGTCGGGCTGGCGAAATCGTCCGCCGGCGAATACACCTTCTCCATCTGCGCCGTCGTGACCATCGCCCTGCTGGTTTCCTGGCTGGTCGCCGTGATCTTCACCCCGTTCATCGGCTATCGCCTGCTGCATGACCGCCAACAGAAGACGCCAGACGTTGATCACTATCGCGAAGGATTCTATGCGCGCTTCCGCACAATCGTGGAGTGGTGCCTGGACCACAGGAAGAGCGTGATTGCCCTCACGGTCGTCGCGTTCGTATCCGCCCTACTGGGATTCAGCAAGGTCGAGCAGGAGTTCTTTCCGCCGTCGGAGCGCCCGGAATTATTGATGGACATCTGGTTGCCGGAGGGCATGACCTTTGCCGCGACCGAAGCTTTGACCGAAGAGCTGGAAGGAAAACTGAAAGCCGATCCCGGCATCGTCAACTACACCAGCTATATCGGCGGCAGCACGCCGAGATTCTATCTGCCGCTGGACCTGCAACTTCCCAGCATCAATTTCGCACAGATGGTCATCACCACACGCGACACCGAGGCGCGCGAAGCCGTGCTGAAGCGCGTCCGCAAGATGCTCGACAAGGACTACGCGGACGCGGGCATACGCATCGCTCGACTGGAGAACGGCCCACCCGTGGGTTATCCGGTGCAATTCAGGGTGCTGGGCGACGACCCGGAAAAACTGCGTTCGATCGCGGACGAGATCGCCGGCGCCGTCAGGAAGAACAAGAACACCAAGAACGTCAGCGTCGATTCGAATGAAAAGATCCGCATCGTCAACATCGAGGTCAACCAGGATCAGGCACGGCAGTTCGGCCTATCCTCCCAAGCCATCTCGCGGAACCTGCAGGCATTGCTCTCCGGCCTGAAGATCACCAACCTGCGTGAAGGCACCCATCATATCGAGGTCATCGCGCGCACCGAGCAGGAGGAGCGCGCCAATCCGGAATACCTGAGGCGGATGAACATCTATACCGAGGACGGCAAATTCGTCCCGCTCAGCCAGATCGCCAAGGTCGGCGAAGCCACTGAAGACGGCATCATCTGGCGCAAGAACCGCCTGCCCGTGGTTACCGTGCGCGCGGATGTGCCGGACGAGGTACGTGCGCCGGATGTGAGCATGGAGATTGACCGGCGACTCGCATCCATCCGCGCGAAACTGCCGCAGGGTTACCGCATCGAAGTGGGCGGCGCCATGGAAGACAGCGGCAATGCGCAGGATTCGATCATCGAGATATTGCCGCTGATGTGCCTCATCATCGTGACCCTGCTGATACTGCAATTGAAGCGCTTCAAGCCTGTCGTGCTGGCCCTGCTGACCGCGCCGCTGGGCATCATCGGCGTGGCTGCCGCATTGCTCGCGTTCCATGTGCCGTTCGGATTCGTGGCGATGCTGGGGACGATTTCCCTCGCGGGCATGATCATGCGCAACTCGGTCATTCTGCTGGATCAGATCGCCCAGGACACCGCGGCAGGGATGCATCGCTGGGATGCCATCGTCGAATCCACCGTGCGCCGCTTCCGCCCCATCATGCTGACGGCCGCCGCCGCCATACTGGCGATGATCCCGCTGACGCGCAGCGTGTTCTGGGGCCCGATGGCGATCGTCATCATGGGCGGCCTGCTGGTCGCGACCCTGCTTACCCTCTTCTACCTTCCGGCCCTGTATGCGATCTGGTTCAAGGTCGAGCGGCCGCAAGCGGTTGACCCAAACACTACCCGATGA
- a CDS encoding beta-ketoacyl-[acyl-carrier-protein] synthase family protein — translation MTRRVVITGLGIISPVGHSPEQFFGNLLAGCSGIKRLQNDFVDQLSIRIGAPVEDFNPSDHFSKIQLTGIERFSQFALVAAEQAVQDAQLALDESEQQRAGVYMGSCLGGASTLEDGYVEIFKRDNPRIKPLSVLLSMNNAAASHLSIKYRLQGPNITYATACSSSAIAIGEAYRQIKHGYADVMLAGGSEAMLTLGAMKAWEALRTLAHEDPDDAAASCKPFSKNRSGLVLGEGAAVLVLESAERAIRRGAKIYGELAGYDCSSDSSHITKPDAAGQTRTILNALRDAQLRPQDIHYVNAHGTATLAGDIEETKAIKQVFGDHAHSIPVSSTKSMHGHLMGATGAVEFMAAVLALQHQAIPPTINLLQPDPECDLDYVPNQGRTGVHIDAAMSNSFAFGGSNAVLIAKRFVA, via the coding sequence ATGACACGCCGCGTCGTCATCACAGGATTGGGGATCATCTCCCCGGTCGGGCATTCCCCCGAACAGTTCTTTGGCAACCTGCTGGCCGGATGCTCCGGCATCAAGCGCCTGCAGAACGACTTCGTCGACCAGCTCTCCATCCGCATAGGTGCGCCGGTGGAGGATTTCAACCCGTCGGATCACTTCAGCAAGATTCAGCTCACCGGCATCGAGCGGTTCAGCCAATTCGCGCTGGTAGCGGCGGAACAGGCCGTACAGGATGCCCAGTTGGCCCTGGACGAGTCCGAACAGCAGCGTGCCGGCGTGTATATGGGATCTTGCCTGGGCGGCGCAAGCACGCTGGAAGACGGCTACGTAGAGATCTTCAAGCGCGACAATCCGCGCATCAAACCGCTTAGCGTGCTGCTCAGCATGAACAATGCAGCGGCTTCCCACCTGTCCATCAAATACCGCCTGCAGGGCCCCAACATCACCTACGCGACCGCCTGCTCATCGTCCGCGATCGCGATCGGGGAAGCCTACCGCCAGATCAAGCACGGTTATGCCGACGTGATGCTGGCCGGGGGTTCGGAAGCCATGCTGACACTCGGCGCGATGAAGGCATGGGAGGCCTTGCGGACGCTGGCGCACGAGGATCCTGACGATGCCGCCGCATCCTGCAAGCCGTTCTCGAAAAACCGCAGCGGCCTGGTATTGGGAGAAGGCGCTGCCGTGCTGGTGCTGGAAAGCGCCGAGCGCGCCATCCGGCGCGGGGCGAAGATCTATGGGGAACTGGCGGGCTACGACTGCTCGTCCGACTCCAGCCACATCACCAAGCCGGATGCCGCCGGGCAGACCCGCACCATCCTGAATGCACTGCGCGATGCGCAATTGCGGCCGCAGGACATCCACTACGTCAATGCCCACGGCACCGCCACCCTGGCCGGCGACATCGAGGAAACCAAGGCGATCAAGCAAGTGTTCGGCGACCATGCGCACAGCATCCCGGTCAGCTCGACCAAATCCATGCACGGCCACCTGATGGGGGCGACCGGCGCTGTGGAATTCATGGCTGCGGTGCTGGCCCTGCAGCATCAAGCCATTCCGCCCACCATCAACCTGCTGCAACCCGATCCCGAATGCGACCTGGATTATGTGCCGAACCAGGGCAGGACCGGAGTGCATATCGATGCGGCGATGTCCAACTCGTTCGCCTTCGGCGGCAGCAATGCCGTATTGATCGCCAAGCGTTTTGTAGCGTAA